The following nucleotide sequence is from Posidoniimonas corsicana.
TGCCTGAGCGGATTGGCGCCGGGCGTGCGTTGTGCCGGGCAGAGCGACCTGGTTGTGCCCGACGGCGACCGCCTGCTGAAGTTCTCCGGCAACAGCCTCCGGGTTGCGCGGCGGTGGCTGCTGTACCACGGCACGCTGATGCACGGGCTGCCGGTCGAGGACATCGCCAAGTACCTCAAGCACCCGCCCCGCCAGCCTGAGTATCGGGACCAACGCGAGCACGGCCGATTCTTGACCAACCTGACCGCGGACGCCGACGCGCTGTCCGCCGCGCTCCGTCGGGGCTTCGGCGCCGATGAGGACTTCACAAACGTCCCCACGGCGTTGATGGAGCGGCTCGCGACGGAACACTACCGCGACGACCGCTGGAATCTGCAGCGGTAGGTAGGACGGGATCCAAGTGATTGATCAAGCCCGCACCGTTCGACTCGTAGCCCCCGGCTCTGCCGGGGGATAGCGCAACCAACCGACTCAACCTCGGCATCATCCCCCGGCAGAGCCGGGGGCTACGATCCACTCCCGGGGCCAGATTGAATCGCAAGTCATCAGCACCCAATGAACGAACCGCTACTCGCGCTCCTCGACAGCTACCAGTCCCGACACCCCGACGAAGCCGGCATGGTCGAGCGTGTCCGCGCTCTCGCCGCCGCTCACGCCGACTGCTTCGAGCGGACCTGCCTGCCGGGGCACCTCACCGGCAGCGCGTGGGTGCTCTCGCCCGACCGGCGCCAGTGCCTGCTGCTGCACCACCGCAAGCTGGACAAGTGGCTGCAGCCCGGCGGGCACGCCGACGGCGACCCCGACGTGCTGCGGGTGGCGATCCGCGAAGCGACCGAGGAGTCAGGGCTCGAGCGCATCTTCGCCCTCTCGCCGGAGCCGCTGGACATCGATGTTCATCTCATCCCGGAACGCCGCAACGCCGCGGGCGAGGTGACCGAGCCGGCCCACGAGCACCACGACCTGCGGTTCCTGCTGGCGACCGACGCGACGGCGCCGATTGTCGTGTCGCACGAGTCGAACGACGTCCGCTGGTGCACGCCGGACGAGGTGCACCGCCTGACGCAGGAAGAGAGCGTGCTGCGGCTGCTGCGCAAGAGCGAAGCCTGGATGGACAACAACGGCCGGTAGCCGATGGCTTACATCCATCGGAGAACATGTGGTGCGACTAGCCAAGCAACGGGCTCTTCCCCGTGACCTCCGACGGATGTAATCCGTCGGCTGCTTGGATCTTTGTTAGAAGATCCGGAACGCGCCGGGGTACTTCCACACGTCGCCGTCGCTTGCCTTGATGCCGCCTATGATTGGGAAGATCACCACGAGCAGCCCGAGCACGATCAGCATCGGGACGCCGATCAGCACCATCACCAGCGCGGCGGACACCAGCGTGTAGATGAGTGAACTGATGATCCAGTTGGCGATATTGCGGCCGTGCCCATCCAGGCCGGGGAGCGAGTTCTTCTTGAGTTGCCAGATCACGATTGGGGCGATCCACCCCGCCGGCGGCAGCACGCAGTTCGCCAGCTGTGACAGGTGCATCGCCATCGCCCACTGGTTGGTCTCGGCGTCGGTGACGCCGTCGGGCGCAAAGTGCGACGACTCGTAAGGATTCGCCTCGTGCGGTTCGTACTCGTTCATCGTTTCCCCTCCCCAGGTTCTTAGTTTAGACCCCCTCGGCGACCCGCCGCCACTCGGCCAGCTTCTGGGCGAAGCTCCGCCCTGCGTGCGCCGGGCTTGTCGACGGCAGGCGGGCGAGCGTCAGTTTGTCGGCCGTTGTCTTGTCGAGCAGCGGCGCCGCGTGCCGGAGGAAGGCGGTCTCGGCCTTCTGCCCGTTGAAGTAGATTCGCTCAATCTGGCGGCATCTTGCCAGAAAACCGCCGAAGTCGTTCGGCTGCTCGCTCGCGACCTCAATACTCGTGTCCAGGCTCCCCTCACGGCGGCACTCACGCAGCACATCCCACACCGCGACGCCGCTGGCCGCCAGCCGCTCGGTCCGCCGCTCGTACGGCAGATCAGGCCCGGCGCCGAACAGCTCGCCCATGATCGGCCAGAAGGCGTTCCGCGGGTGCGCGTAATACTGCCCCACTTCCAGCGACGCCACGCCCGGCATCGATCCCAGCACCAGCACCCGCGCTGACGGGCTCTCAATCGGCGGGAAACTGCGGGCAAGCGTCATCATAGTCCGGCTGATAGGAATTGCGTCGCATCCGGGTTGCGGCCCCAACGCGGAATCACCCTAGCCGACGAGCTACGCCTCGTCGGAGACCCCGGGGCCATGCTCTTTGCGTTTGCCAGGCTTCACTCCAGGCCTCCGACGGATGTAACCCGGCGGGTGCTGAGCCCGCCGCGATCTTCCGTGCCCCCGACGCGCATGGTAGATTAGGCGGCCTGCAACGATCAAGCAAAGGAAGCACGCGACCATGTCCACCCTGCCCGCCTTCGGAACCAACCGCATCCGCCGCGAGGACCTGCCCAAGGGGGGCAACCTGTGCGAACACTGCACGGCCAAGTGCTGTCATTACATCGCGGTTCCGTACGAGACGCCCACCGAGGCGGCCGATATGGAGTACATCCGCTGGATCGTGCTGCACGAGCAGGCCACCTTCTTCAAGGAAGACGAGGACTGGTACCTGCTGGTGCACGTGGTCTGCGAGAAGCTCGGCAAGGACTACCGCTGCGGCGTGTACGAAACCCGCCCGCAGATCTGCCGCGACTACACCTTCGACAACTGCGAGTACGACGAGGACTGGACCTACGACTTCTACCTCGAGACCCACGAGCAGGTGTGGGAGTACACCGAGGCCCGCTTCCAAGAGAAGGGGCAGGATATCCGCAGCCGCAAGCCCGACCCGCTGGCGGTGGTGGCCTAGGTTGACCACACACGGGGTTGCGACGCCAGCATCCGCTGGAGGGCGTTAGGCCCCGGCAAATCAAGCGGGCAGCGATTCCGCTAACGCATTCATCAGAACCACCAAGGCACAAAGACACCAAGCAGAAGCCGCTGAGCAGCCTCCCGCCGTTCGTCTTTGTGCCTTCGTGTCTTTGTGGTTTTTCAGCTCATGTCGTTGATCCAGCCACGCACACTCAAGGGTTTCCGCGATTACCTGCCCGAGGCGATGATCCCGCGCGAGCGGCTCATCGAGACCGCGCGGCGGGTCTACCGCTCGTTCGGCTTCGCGCCGATCGACACGCCGGCGCTCGAGTACCTCGAGGTACTCACCGGCAAGGGCTCCGACGAGACCGACAAGCAGCTCTACCGGTTCCAGGACCACGGCGGGCGGGACGTCGGCCTGCGGTTCGACCTGACGGTGCCGCTCGCCCGCTTCGCGGCGCAGCACATCGGCCAGCTCGGCACGCCGTTTAAGCGGTACCACATCGCCAGCGTCTGGCGGGGCGAGAACACACAGCGCGGCCGCTACCGCGAGTTCATGCAGTGCGACTTCGACACCATCGGCACGACCGCCGTGGCTTCGGACATCGAGGCGCTGCTGGTCATCAACGACCTGCTCTCCGCGATCGGCTTCGACAAGTTCACCATCCACGTCAACAACCGCGGCATCCTCAACGCGGTGCTCCGGCAACTCGGCCTGGCCGACAAGTCGGTCGCCGTGCTGCGGGCGCTCGACAAGCTCGGCAAGGCGGGCTGGGACAAGGTTGAGGCCGAGCTGTGTGAAGCAGCCGGCGCGTCGCACGAGCAGGCGACCGCCATCCTCGACTTCTCTCAGCTCCGCGGCGGCTGCGACGAGGTGCTCAGCGCCGTAGAGCCGATGATCGCGTCGGACGAGGCGGGCGAGGCAGCGCTGCGGCGCACGCACGACATGATGCACGCGGTCTCCGCGGCCGGCGTGCCGGACCACCGCGTGAAGATCGACGTGTCGATCGCCCGCGGCCTGGACTATTACACCGGCCTGGTGTTCGAGACCACCCTCGACGACCTGCCCGGCATCGGCAGCATCGCCAGCGGCGGACGCTACGACAACCTGGCCGAGCTGTACACCAAGCAGCAGCTGCCGGGCATCGGCGGCTCGCTCGGGCTCGATCGGCTGCTGTCCGCGATGGAGGAGCTCAAGCTGCTGGGCGACGCCCAAACGCCGGCCGACGTGTTCGTCCCGCTGTTCGACGCTTCGCACCTGAACGAGTACCTCAAGCTAGCCGCCAAGGTCCGCGCCGCGGGCATCGGCTGCGAGGTCTACCCGGAGCCGAAGAAGCTGGGCAAGCAGCTCCAGTACGCCGACAAGAAGGGCTTCAGGGCCGCCCTGATCGCCGGCGGCGACGAGTTCGCCAAGTCCCAGGTGCAGGTCAAGAACCTGGGCACCGGCGAGTCGACCACCGTCGCGTTGAACGCCGACGCGGTCGTCGCCGAGCTGCAGAAGGTGCTGGCGACATAAGAGAGAAGCACCCTAACGGCAACACAGCCAATCGACCCGCAGCCTCCGGCTCTGCCGGGGGCTACGAGCAACCGATCACGCAGAGCCGACGACAAGCCCGACCCACCATGCCCACCATCCTCGACAAGATCGTCGCCACGAAACGCGACGAGATCGCCCGCGCCAAGGTCGACCGGCCCGCGGACCGGCTCCGCGCGGCGATCGCCGACGCGCCGCCGGTGCGCGACTTCTTCGCCGCGCTCGCCGCGCCGGGGCCGATTAAGCTGATCGCCGAGGTGAAGAAGGCGAGCCCGTCGGCCGGGCTGATCCGCGACGACTTCGACCCGGTCTCGATCGCCAAGACCTACGAGGCCCACGGCGCTGCCTGCCTGAGCGTGCTGACCGACCAGCAGTACTTCCAGGGCAGTCTCGACTACCTGCGGGACGTGCGCGAGGCGGTCGGCCTGCCCTGCCTGCGGAAGGACTTCATCCTCGACGAGCACCAACTGCTCGAGGCCCGGGCCGTGGGCGCGGACGCGGCGCTGCTGATCGCCGAGTGCCTGACGCCCGACGAGCTCCGCCGGCTGCACGACGCCGCACTCGAGCTCGGCCTCACACCGCTGGTCGAGCTGTACGACCCGGAGAACATGAAGTCGGTGGTAGCGGCGGGCGCCAAGCTGATTGGGGTCAACAACCGCAACCTGCACACCTTCGAGGTCGACCTGCAGCACACCGTGCGGATGCGCGAACAGGCGCCGGCGGATTGCGTACTGGTAGGTGAGAGCGGCATCCGCACCAACGACGACGTCCGCCTGCTTTCGACCGCGGGCGTCGACGCGATCCTGGTCGGCGAGTCGCTGACGCGCGAGCCGGACATCGGCGCCGCGGTCGACCGGCTGCTAGCACGCTGACCGCCCGCCGCCCGCGCCGTTCTCGCGTGCGCTCCGCGACGCCGCGCGGCCGTTCAATCGTCATTGACCCGCGGGAAACGACCGTGATAGCATGCGCCGCTTAGGGGGAGTTTGCGGCCACGCCCGGCCGACGCCCCAGCGACCACCCCTCGCGCACCACACGGAACCCCCGATGACCTCCCGCTGTCTGACGCCGTCGCGCCTGCTGCCCGGCGGCGTTCTCGCGTTCTCCGCCCTCCTCCTTCTCTCGGCGGGCTGCACCTCCTCCTCCACCGAAGGCCCCTCCGCCGAAAAAGCCGAGGCCGCCGAGCCGACCAAACCGTTCAAGCTCGGCGACCTGATCGAGCCGTTCGACCCGCCATCGCTGGAAGAGGTCGACGCTACCGCTAACTGGCAGGACCGCCCGGTGCGCGACGGGCTGAAGGTGATGCGGGAGCTGCTGGCCGAACAGGGCAAGCCGGAGATCACCGCCGACGAGGCGCTGAAGCTCAGGAACGACTCACCCGAGACGAACGCCAGGATGCGCGCGGCGCTCGGCCAGCTCGCCCCCGAAGACGGCTCGGGCGTCAACTACAACGCGTCGGTCACCCGCCATGTCGGCGGCGACCTCAAAAGCACCAACCCGCTCTCCGCGAGCAGCGTCACGGAGTTTGAGTACCAGAGCCTGACCAACAGCGGGATCCTCTCTTTCGACAAGAACTTCGAGTGGTTCGCCACGATCGAGACCGTCAAGAGCTGGCAGACCAGCGAAGACAAGATGGTGGACAAGTTCGTCCTCCGCGACGACGTCTTCTGGTCGGACGGCACGCCGGTCACCGCGCACGACTACGAGTTCTCTTTCCAGGCCACGATGACCGAGGCGGTCGTCGTCCCGGCGGTCCGCTCCGGCGTGGATGAGCTGAAGTGGGTGAAGGCGTACGACGACCACACGCTGGTGATCTTCCACAAGGAGTCGCTGCCGACCAACACCGAGAACATGCAGATCTCGCTGATCCCGAAGCACGTCTACGAGAAGACCATCCCGGACGATCCGACGCTGGCCCGCAGCAAGGAGCACAGCCGCCTGGAGGACGACCCGGTGGTCTCCGGCCCCTACAAGCTGGTAAAGCGGACCCGCGGACAGGAGTTCGTGCTGGAGCGCCGCGAAGACTACTACATGCACGACGGCGAGCAGGTACGCGACAAGCCCTACTTCAAGACCGTCCGCGTGAACCAGATCGACGACTTCAACACGGCGCTGCTGGCGCTCAAGTCGGGCGACATCGACCAGATGGAGCTCCGCCCCGAGCAGTGGGTCACGCAGACTAACGGGGACGACTTCTACCAGCGGAACACCAAGGTGTACGACACCGAGTGGGTCGAGTTCCACTTCATCTGGAACGTCGAGTCGACGTTCTTCGAAGACAAGAACGTCCGCTGGGCCATGACCTACGCGATGGACTACGAGGAGCTGCTCGAAACCATCTGCTACGGCCTGTACGAGCAGTCGCGCGGCAACTACCACCCCGACGCGTGGATGTTCCCCAAGGACGGCCCGGAGCCGGTAAAGCAGGACCTGGAGAAGGCGCAGCAGCTCCTGGCCGAGGCGGGCTGGGAGGACACCGACGGCGACGGCATCCTCGACAAGGAGATCAACGGCCGCCGCCGCCCCTTCGAGTTCACCCTCACGACCTACACCACCGAGACCGGCATCAAGACCGCCACCTTGATGAAGGAGTGCCTGGACCTGTTGGGCATCGTCTGCAACGTGAAGCCGACCGAGTTCACCGTCATGCAGGAGAAGTCCCGCAACCATGAGTTCGAGGCGATGATGGCGGGCTGGGGCACCGGCACCGACCCGTTCACCAACCAGAACATCTTCGGCACCGGCGAGGGACGCAACTACGGCAACTACTCCAGCGAGCGCGTCGACGAGCTGTTCGATCAGGGCAAGCGCGAGTTCGACAGCGAGAAGCGGGCGAAGATCTACGCCGACATCCACATGCAGCTGTGGGAGGACCAGCCCTACACCTGGCTGTTCTACCGCAGCAGCTTCTACGGTTTCAACAAGAAGCTCCGCGGCTACAACTTCAGCCCGCGGGGGCCGTTCGGGTACAGCCCGGGATTCGGCAGCGTGTGGTCGCCCGAGGCGACCCCGTAGCCCCCGCCGACCGTCCGCGCCGCCCCGAGTCGCCCACCGCCGTCTGCCGCTGGCTTCATGCTCAACTACCTGATCCGCCGCATCGGCATCGCGCTGCTCACGCTCTGGCTGGTGACGTTCGTCGTGTACGGGCTGATCCGGTTCATGCCGGGCACGCCGCTCACAACCGACCCGGCGATGATGGACCCGAACCGCCAGATCTCGCCCGCGGAGATCGCGCGGCTCGAGAAGCTCTACGGCATCGACAAGCCGTGGCACGTGGGATACTGGAAGTGGTTCGGCAACGCGGTCCAGCTCGACTTCGGCAGCAGCATCCCCAGGAACAACAAGCCGGTCCTCTCGCTGATCGCCGAGCGGGCGCCGGCCACGCTGCTGCTGTCGGTCACTTCGCTGCTGCTGACCTACGTGCTGTCGATCCCGTTGGGGCTGTGGGCCACGGCCAAGAGCGGCACGCTCGCCGAGCGCACGGTCAGCACGGTGCTGTACGGACTGTACTCGTTGCCGTCGTTCGTGGCGGCGCTCTACCTGCAGCTGCTGTTCTACGTGAAGCTGGGCTGGCTGCCGCTGTACGGGCTGACCTCCGACAACTACTCGCAGCTCTCCACCGCCGGCAAGGCGTGGGACATCATGCTGCACGCGGCGATGCCGATCGCCTGCTTCACGTACGCGTCGCTGGCGTACTACTCGCGGTTCATCCGGGCGAACATGCAGGAGGTGATCCGCCAAGACTACATCCGCACGGCCCGGTCCAAGGGCGTGGGCCGCACCGCGGTGCTGTGGAAGCACGCGTTCCGCAACACGCTGATCCCGCTGGTCACGCTGCTGGGGCTGACGCTGCCGTCGCTGCTGTCGGGCGCGGTGATCCTGGAGCAGATCTTCGTCTGGCCCGGCATGGGCCGGCTGTACTTCGAGTCGATCCAGCAGCGCGACTACGACACCATCATGGGGCTGACGCTGATGTTCAGCGTGCTGACGCTGGCCGGGCAGCTGCTGGCCGACCTGCTGTACGCGGTGGTCGACCCCCGCGTCACGTACTCCTAGCCGGGCCGCCCTCGCGAATCGCATGACGGACAAACCCAAGAAATCGCCCGGCTTCTGGCTCGAGTCCTGGCGCCGATTCCGACAGCAGAAGCTGCCGATGCTGGCGTTGGCGTACGTCTGCTTATTGGCGCTGGTGGCGCTGCTGGCCCCGTTCATCGCCGGCACCAAGCCGATTGTCTGCAGCTATAAGGGGAACGTCTACTTCCCCGTAATGGGCTACTACAGCCGAGGGTGGGAAAACCCAATCTTCCGCAAGGACCGGGTGCTCAACCGCTACCCGATCATGCTGCAGGAGAACGACCCCGAAAGCTGGGCCGTCTGGCCGCTGGTCTACCAGGACCCGTACCGCCGGATCCGCACCCGCGACTTCGCCGTGCAAGAACGCAACGCCGAGGGCGAACGCGAGTGGCGTTACGCCAAGGGCTGGGAGGACCGCCAAGAGAACCCCTCGGGCGTCGACGGCAAGCCGAGCAGCCAGAACTTGTTCGGGACCAACCAGCAGGGGTTCGACGTGTTCGCGTCGATGGTGCACGGCGCGCAGACGGCGTTGTCGGTCGGCATCATCTCAATGAGCATCGCCGCCGCGATCGGCATCACGGTCGGCGCGCTGGCCGGCTACCTCGGCGGGTGGGTGGACATCCTGCTCAGCCGGCTGATCGAGGTCGTGATGTGCATCCCCTCGCTGGTGCTGATCCTCGCGCTGGTCGCGCTGCTAGACAAGGTCAGCAACTTCCACCTGATGACCGTGATCGGCGTGACCGGCTGGACCGGCATCGCGCGGCTTACCCGGGCGGAGTTCCTCAAGATCAAGCAGATGGAGTTCGTCACGGCCGCCAGGGCGATCGGCGCCAGCCGGCCGCGGATCATGACGCGACACGTGCTCCGCAACGCGTTGGCGCCGGTGCTGGTGCCCATCTCGTTCGGCATCGCGTCGGCCATCCTGACCGAGGCCGGGCTCAGCTACCTGGGCTTCGGCGCCTCGCCCCCCAACCCCAGCTGGGGCACGCTGCTGCAGTCCGGCCGCACCGCCATCCAAGAGACCTGGTGGCTGATCCTGTACCCCGGCGCCGCCATCTTCCTCACCGTGCTGGCCTACAACCTCATTGGCGAGGGCCTGCAGGAGGCGACCGACCCGCGGCTCAAACAGGCGGGGCACTAGCGCGGGTTGCGGGACCCGGGTTTCGGGTTCCGGAAGAGAGGTTTCTGCCCGCAAGCTGGTCGGTCACAATAGCCGAGACCCGATACCCGGAACCCGGACCCCGCAATGCCGCCCGTCATCGACATCCAAAACCTCCGCACCTACTTCCACACCGACGAGGGGGTCGTCCGCGCGGTGGACGACGTCTCGTTCCGGGTGGAGCCCGGTCGCACGCTGGGCATCGTGGGCGAGAGCGGCTCGGGCAAGTCGGTCAC
It contains:
- the trpC gene encoding indole-3-glycerol phosphate synthase TrpC; amino-acid sequence: MPTILDKIVATKRDEIARAKVDRPADRLRAAIADAPPVRDFFAALAAPGPIKLIAEVKKASPSAGLIRDDFDPVSIAKTYEAHGAACLSVLTDQQYFQGSLDYLRDVREAVGLPCLRKDFILDEHQLLEARAVGADAALLIAECLTPDELRRLHDAALELGLTPLVELYDPENMKSVVAAGAKLIGVNNRNLHTFEVDLQHTVRMREQAPADCVLVGESGIRTNDDVRLLSTAGVDAILVGESLTREPDIGAAVDRLLAR
- a CDS encoding DUF4870 domain-containing protein, whose translation is MNEYEPHEANPYESSHFAPDGVTDAETNQWAMAMHLSQLANCVLPPAGWIAPIVIWQLKKNSLPGLDGHGRNIANWIISSLIYTLVSAALVMVLIGVPMLIVLGLLVVIFPIIGGIKASDGDVWKYPGAFRIF
- a CDS encoding DNA-deoxyinosine glycosylase is translated as MTLARSFPPIESPSARVLVLGSMPGVASLEVGQYYAHPRNAFWPIMGELFGAGPDLPYERRTERLAASGVAVWDVLRECRREGSLDTSIEVASEQPNDFGGFLARCRQIERIYFNGQKAETAFLRHAAPLLDKTTADKLTLARLPSTSPAHAGRSFAQKLAEWRRVAEGV
- a CDS encoding YkgJ family cysteine cluster protein; this encodes MSTLPAFGTNRIRREDLPKGGNLCEHCTAKCCHYIAVPYETPTEAADMEYIRWIVLHEQATFFKEDEDWYLLVHVVCEKLGKDYRCGVYETRPQICRDYTFDNCEYDEDWTYDFYLETHEQVWEYTEARFQEKGQDIRSRKPDPLAVVA
- the hisS gene encoding histidine--tRNA ligase codes for the protein MIQPRTLKGFRDYLPEAMIPRERLIETARRVYRSFGFAPIDTPALEYLEVLTGKGSDETDKQLYRFQDHGGRDVGLRFDLTVPLARFAAQHIGQLGTPFKRYHIASVWRGENTQRGRYREFMQCDFDTIGTTAVASDIEALLVINDLLSAIGFDKFTIHVNNRGILNAVLRQLGLADKSVAVLRALDKLGKAGWDKVEAELCEAAGASHEQATAILDFSQLRGGCDEVLSAVEPMIASDEAGEAALRRTHDMMHAVSAAGVPDHRVKIDVSIARGLDYYTGLVFETTLDDLPGIGSIASGGRYDNLAELYTKQQLPGIGGSLGLDRLLSAMEELKLLGDAQTPADVFVPLFDASHLNEYLKLAAKVRAAGIGCEVYPEPKKLGKQLQYADKKGFRAALIAGGDEFAKSQVQVKNLGTGESTTVALNADAVVAELQKVLAT
- a CDS encoding NUDIX hydrolase, with product MNEPLLALLDSYQSRHPDEAGMVERVRALAAAHADCFERTCLPGHLTGSAWVLSPDRRQCLLLHHRKLDKWLQPGGHADGDPDVLRVAIREATEESGLERIFALSPEPLDIDVHLIPERRNAAGEVTEPAHEHHDLRFLLATDATAPIVVSHESNDVRWCTPDEVHRLTQEESVLRLLRKSEAWMDNNGR
- a CDS encoding ABC transporter permease, giving the protein MLNYLIRRIGIALLTLWLVTFVVYGLIRFMPGTPLTTDPAMMDPNRQISPAEIARLEKLYGIDKPWHVGYWKWFGNAVQLDFGSSIPRNNKPVLSLIAERAPATLLLSVTSLLLTYVLSIPLGLWATAKSGTLAERTVSTVLYGLYSLPSFVAALYLQLLFYVKLGWLPLYGLTSDNYSQLSTAGKAWDIMLHAAMPIACFTYASLAYYSRFIRANMQEVIRQDYIRTARSKGVGRTAVLWKHAFRNTLIPLVTLLGLTLPSLLSGAVILEQIFVWPGMGRLYFESIQQRDYDTIMGLTLMFSVLTLAGQLLADLLYAVVDPRVTYS
- a CDS encoding ABC transporter substrate-binding protein, with product MTSRCLTPSRLLPGGVLAFSALLLLSAGCTSSSTEGPSAEKAEAAEPTKPFKLGDLIEPFDPPSLEEVDATANWQDRPVRDGLKVMRELLAEQGKPEITADEALKLRNDSPETNARMRAALGQLAPEDGSGVNYNASVTRHVGGDLKSTNPLSASSVTEFEYQSLTNSGILSFDKNFEWFATIETVKSWQTSEDKMVDKFVLRDDVFWSDGTPVTAHDYEFSFQATMTEAVVVPAVRSGVDELKWVKAYDDHTLVIFHKESLPTNTENMQISLIPKHVYEKTIPDDPTLARSKEHSRLEDDPVVSGPYKLVKRTRGQEFVLERREDYYMHDGEQVRDKPYFKTVRVNQIDDFNTALLALKSGDIDQMELRPEQWVTQTNGDDFYQRNTKVYDTEWVEFHFIWNVESTFFEDKNVRWAMTYAMDYEELLETICYGLYEQSRGNYHPDAWMFPKDGPEPVKQDLEKAQQLLAEAGWEDTDGDGILDKEINGRRRPFEFTLTTYTTETGIKTATLMKECLDLLGIVCNVKPTEFTVMQEKSRNHEFEAMMAGWGTGTDPFTNQNIFGTGEGRNYGNYSSERVDELFDQGKREFDSEKRAKIYADIHMQLWEDQPYTWLFYRSSFYGFNKKLRGYNFSPRGPFGYSPGFGSVWSPEATP
- a CDS encoding ABC transporter permease, translating into MTDKPKKSPGFWLESWRRFRQQKLPMLALAYVCLLALVALLAPFIAGTKPIVCSYKGNVYFPVMGYYSRGWENPIFRKDRVLNRYPIMLQENDPESWAVWPLVYQDPYRRIRTRDFAVQERNAEGEREWRYAKGWEDRQENPSGVDGKPSSQNLFGTNQQGFDVFASMVHGAQTALSVGIISMSIAAAIGITVGALAGYLGGWVDILLSRLIEVVMCIPSLVLILALVALLDKVSNFHLMTVIGVTGWTGIARLTRAEFLKIKQMEFVTAARAIGASRPRIMTRHVLRNALAPVLVPISFGIASAILTEAGLSYLGFGASPPNPSWGTLLQSGRTAIQETWWLILYPGAAIFLTVLAYNLIGEGLQEATDPRLKQAGH